One Notolabrus celidotus isolate fNotCel1 chromosome 18, fNotCel1.pri, whole genome shotgun sequence DNA window includes the following coding sequences:
- the LOC117829853 gene encoding ATP-dependent RNA helicase DHX8-like yields MAALASDEIQRLEYLSLVSKVCTELENHLGISEKDLAEFIISLAETHPTFEEFKAVLCQNGADFTDTLTGNLLRLIHTMRPTASTSKAHQTETKPPSERDKLKVKYPALCKPDDPVWMISPPHKDKDDQQVAAAAMKELEMLMPSFGGPSSDNRSAQPLQGDRGRDTDRDGGRKRSRSRERDGEASTKPKRKRVSRWSDHPPSPPRDGDSSSNNNNKDDSNNNNNNKKDDRDSDRWCDRRVDRPLPEEPVVGDIYVGKISSIMQFGCFVQLEGLRKRYEGLVHISELRKEGRIANVADVVTKSQKVKVKVLSFTGTKASLSMKDVDQETGEDLNPNRKRHLDAASASGSGEEAMRNPDRPVEASMLELEESTTDRKRLTKITDLEKWEIKQMIAANVLPREEFPEFDEETGILPKIDDDDDEDLDVDLVEEEPPFLRGQTKFSTNMSPVKIVKNPDGSLSQAAMMQSALSKERRELKQAARAAEMDCIPTGLHKNWVDPMPDYEGRQIAANMRGIGAMPPDLPAWKRYAFGGNQVSYGKKTELSILQQRESLPIYKLKEQLVQAVHDNQIMIVVGETGSGKTTQITQYLAEAGYTARGKIGCTQPRRVAAMSVAKRVSEEYGCRLGQEVGYTIRFEDCTCTETVIKYMTHGMLQRECLIDPDMSQYSLIMLDEAHERTIHTDVLFGLLKKTILKRKDLKLIVSSATLDAVKFSQYFFEAPIFTIPGRTFPVEVLYTKEPETDYLDASLITAMQIHLTEPPGDILVFLTGQEEIDTACEILYERMKSLGPDVPELIILPVYSALPSEMQTRIFDPAPPGSRKVIIATNIAETSLTIDGIYYVVDPGFVKQVVYNSKTGIDQLVVTPISQAQAKQRSGRAGRTGPGKCYRLYTERAYRDEMLVSNVPEIQRTNLASTVLSLKAMGINDLLAFDFMDAPPMETLIIAMEQLYTLGALDDEGLLTRLGRRMAEFPLEPMLCKMLIMSVHLGCSEEMLTIVSMLSVQNIFYRPKDKQALADQRKTKFFQPEGDHLTLLAVYNSWKNNKFSNPWCFENFIQARSLKRAQDIRKQMLSIMDRHKLDVITCGKASMRVQKAICSGFFRNAARKHPHDGYRTLIDQQVVYLHPSSTLFNRQPEWLVYHELVLTTKEYMREVTTIDPRWLVEFAPAFYRVGDPTRLSRQKRLQKLEPLYNRYEEPNAWRISRAFRRR; encoded by the exons atggcGGCTTTAGCTTCAGACGAAATCCAACGTCTTGAGTATTTATCTCTGGTGTCGAAGGTTTGCACGGAGTTGGAGAATCATTTAGGGATAAGTGAAAAAGACTTAG CTGAATTCATCATCAGCCTCGCAGAAACACATCCAACGTTTGAAGAGTTTAAAGCTGTTCTTTGTCAAAATGGAGCAGATTTTACT GATACACTCACTGGGAATCTACTCAGACTTATTCACACTATGCGACCCACAGCATCTACAAGTAAAG CTCATCAAACAGAGACCAAACCACCAAGTGAGAGGGACAAGCTGAAGGTGAAATACCCAGCTTTATGTAAACCAGATGATCCTGTGTGGATG ATTTCTCCACCACATAAAGACAAAGATGATCAGCAGGTCGCAGCAGCAGCCATGAAGGAGCTGGAGATGCTGATGCCAAGCTTCGGTGGGCCGAGCTCTGATAACAG GTCAGCCCAGCCTCTGCAGGGTGACAGAGGTCGAGACACTGACAGAGATGGCGGTCGTAAACGCAGCAGATCAAGAGAACGTGATGGAGAAGCAAGCACTAAGCCTAAAAGGAAACGGGTGTCTCGCTGGAGTGACCATCCACCAAGCCCTCCAAGAGACggtgacagcagcagcaacaacaacaacaaggatgacagcaacaacaacaacaacaacaagaaggatGACAGAGACTCAGACCGATGGTGTGATAGACGTGTGGATAGACCGCTGCCAGAGGAGCCGGTCGTGGGCGACatctatgttggcaaaatcagcAGTATCATGCAGTTTGGCTGTTTTGTGCAGTTAGAAGGTCTCAG AAAACGCTACGAAGGCTTGGTACACATCTCTGAGCTGCGCAAAGAAGGACGTATAGCCAACGTGGCTGATGTGGTCACCAAAAGCCAAAAAGTGAAAGTCAAGGTGCTTTCATTCACTGGAACCAAAGCCAGCCTCAGCATGAAG GATGTGGACCAGGAGACAGGTGAAGACCTGAACCCAAACAGGAAAAGGCACCTGGATGCTGCATCTGCATCTGGATCTGGAGAGGAGGCCATGAGGAACCCTGACCGCCCTGTGGAAGCCAGCATGCTGGAATTAGAGGAAAGCACAACAGATCGCAAACGGCTCACTAAGATCACCGACCTGGAGAAATGGGAAATCAAACAG ATGATTGCAGCCAACGTGCTTCCCAGAGAAGAGTTCCCTGAATTTGATGAGGAGACGGGAATCCTTCCCAAAATAGACGATGATGACG ATGAAGACCTGGATGTTGACCTGGTTGAAGAGGAGCCACCTTTCCTGAGAGGACAGACCAAATTTAGCACCAACATGAGCCCAGTCAAAATAGTAAAG AATCCAGATGGCTCCCTCTCTCAGGCGGCCATGATGCAGAGTGCTCTGTctaaggagaggagagagctgaAGCAGGCGGCTCGTGCAGCAGAGATGGACTGCATCCCGACCGGTCTCCACAAAAACTGGGTGGACCCGATGCCTGATT ATGAAGGAAGGCAGATCGCTGCCAACATGAGAGGCATTGGTGCGATGCCGCCCGATCTCCCGGCGTGGAAACGATACGCCTTCGGAGGGAACCAGGTGTCGTACGGCAAGAAGACCGAGCTCTccatcctgcagcagagagagagcctgCCTATCTACAAGCTGAAGGAGCAGCTGGTTCAG GCTGTCCACGACAACCAGATCATGATCGTAGTTGGAGAAACCGGTTCTGGTAAGACCACGCAGATCACCCAGTACCTCGCAGAGGCCGGGTACACCGCCCGGGGTAAGATCGGCTGTACGCAGCCTCGTCGTGTGGCCGCCATGTCCGTGGCCAAGAGAGTCTCTGAGGAGTACGGCTGCCGTCTGGGTCAAGAG GTTGGCTACACGATCCGTTTTGAGGACTGCACCTGCACAGAAACCGTAATCAAGTACATGACTCACGGCATGCTGCAAAGGGAGTGTCTGATCGACCCGGACATGAGCCAGTATTCCCTCATCATGCTGGACGAGGCCCATGAGAGGACCATCCACACTGATGTTCTGTTCGGCCTTCTCAAAAAG acgATACTGAAACGCAAAGACCTGAAGCTGATTGTGTCATCAGCGACTCTGGACGCAGTGAAGTTCTCCCAGTATTTCTTTGAAGCTCCCATCTTTACCATCCCAGGAAGGACGTTTCCAGTTGAGGTCCTGTACACCAAAGAGCCTGAGACGGACTACCTGGATGCCAGCCTCATCACTGCCATGCAGATTCATCTAACCGAGCCTCCAG GTGACATCCTGGTGTTTCTGACGGGACAGGAGGAGATCGACACGGCTTGTGAGATCCTGTATGAGAGGATGAAGTCTCTGGGGCCGGATGTTCCTGAGCTCATCATTCTGCCGGTCTATTCTGCTCTGCCCAGTGAGATGCAGACCAGGATCTTTGACCCTGCACCTCCAGGCAGCAGAAAG GTCATCATCGCCACAAACATCGCAGAGACGTCTCTAACTATCGATGGAATCTACTACGTGGTGGACCCCGGCTTTGTCAAACAGGTCGTGTATAATTCCAAGACGGGCATTGATCAGCTGGTGGTGACTCCCATCTCACAG gCTCAAGCCAAGCAGAGGTCCGGTCGAGCCGGGAGGACAGGCCCCGGGAAGTGTTACAGGCTCTACACAGAGAGAGCCTACAGAGACGAGATGCTGGTCTCTAATGTCCCTGAGATCCAGAGGACCAACTTGGCCAGCACTGTGCTCTCTCTGAAG gcCATGGGCATCAACGACCTCCTTGCTTTCGACTTCATGGACGCTCCTCCCATGGAGACTCTGATCATAGCCATGGAACAGCTCTACACTCTGGGCGCACTGGATGACGAAGGCTTACTCACACGGCTGGGAAGAAGG ATGGCTGAGTTTCCTCTGGAGCCcatgctgtgtaagatgctGATCATGTCCGTCCACCTCGGCTGCAGTGAAGAGATGCTCACCATCGTCTCCATGCTGTCTGTGCAGAACATCTTCTACAGACCCAAG GACAAGCAGGCCCTCGCTGATCAGAGAAAGACAAAGTTCTTCCAGCCTGAAGGAGACCACCTCACCCTGCTGGCCGTCTACAACTCCTGGAAGAACAACAAGTTCTCCAACCCCTGGTGCTTCGAAAACTTCATCCAAGCTCGCTCCTTGAAGAGAGCCCAGGACATCCGTAAACAGATGCTGAGCATCATGGACAG ACACAAGCTGGACGTGATCACGTGTGGAAAAGCTTCAATGCGCGTCCAGAAGGCGATCTGCAGCGGCTTCTTCAGGAACGCTGCGAGGAAGCATCCCCATGATGGATACCGTACCCTGATCGACCAGCAGGTGGTGTACCTGCACCCGTCCAGCACGCTCTTCAACCGGCAGCCTGAATG
- the LOC117829852 gene encoding ATP-dependent RNA helicase DHX8 — protein sequence MLMEIADGGVDELSQLEYLSLVSKVCTELDNHLGISDKDLAEFVISLAEKEPTFDGFKALLLQNGAEFTDSLVGNLLRLIQTMRPPSKASTSKGSEVSLKPKSEKDKLKELFPALCRENDPAPKRLLDEDDVKVAADAMKELEMFMPSVSGTEKSSKSRSEKSRRSRSRSRDRDRHRDRDRDRDRKKRHRSRSRSRSRSRSRDRDRHRERDRDRDRDRDRGKRRDKSSRWTERSPSPRKDQDRDSDRWKDKHVDRPPPEEPSVGDIYNGKVTSIMQFGCFVQLEGLRKRWEGLVHISELRREGRVANVADVVSKGQRVKIKVLSFTGSKTSLSMKDVDQETGEDLNPNRRRNVGPDGGEEISMRNPDRPSNLNLGHAPEMEQDDTLERKRLTKISDPEKWEIKQMIAANVLSKEEFPDFDDETGILPKVDDEEDEDLEIELVEEEPPFLRGHTKQSMDMSPVKIVKNPDGSLSQAAMMQSALAKERRELKQAAREAEMDSIPMGLNKHWVDPLPDVDGRQIAANMRGIGMMPNDIPEWKKHAFGGNKASYGKKTQLSILEQRESLPIYKLKEQLIQAVHDNQILIVIGETGSGKTTQITQYLAEAGYTTRGKIGCTQPRRVAAMSVAKRVSEEYGCCLGQEVGYTIRFEDCTSPETVIKYMTDGMLLRECLIDSELGQYAIIMLDEAHERTIHTDVLFGLLKKTVQKRTDMKLIVTSATLDAVKFSQYFYEAPIFTIPGRTYPVEVLYTKEPETDYLDASLITVMQIHLTEPPGDILVFLTGQEEIDTACEILYERMKSLGPDVPELIILPVYSALPSEMQTRIFDPAPPGSRKVVIATNIAETSLTIDGIYYVVDPGFVKQKVYNSKTGIDQLVVTPISQAQAKQRAGRAGRTGPGKCYRLYTERAYRDEMLTTNVPEIQRTNLASTVLSLKAMGINDLLSFDFMDAPPMETLITAMEQLYTLGALDDEGLLTRLGRRMAEFPLEPMLCKMLIMSVHLGCSEEMLTIVSMLSVQNVFYRPKDKQALADQKKAKFHQPEGDHLTLLAVYNSWKNNKFSNPWCYENFIQARSLRRAQDIRKQMLGIMDRHKLDVVSCGKATVRVQKAICSGFFRNAAKKDPQEGYRTLIDQQVVYIHPSSALFNRQPEWVVYHELVLTTKEYMREVTTIDPRWLVEFSPAFFKVSDPTRLSKQKKQQRLEPLYNRYEEPNAWRISRAFRRR from the exons ATGCTCATGGAGATTGCAGACGGTGGAGTGGACGAGCTCTCGCAGCTTGAATACTTGTCTCTGGTTTCTAAAGTTTGTACTGAGCTTGACAACCATCTGGGAATAAGCGACAAAGATTTAG CTGAGTTTGTCATCAGCCTTGCTGAAAAAGAGCCGACTTTTGATGGATTCAAGGCCCTGTTGCTTCAAAATGGAGCAGAATTCACA GACTCCCTCGTCGGTAATTTGCTCAGGCTCATTCAGACGATGCGACCTCCATCCAAGGCATCAACCAGCAAAG GCTCTGAGGTGTCGCTCAAGCCCAAGTCAGAAAAGGACAAGTTGAAGGAGCTGTTTCCTGCACTGTGCAGAGAAAATGATCCAGCACCAAAA AGGCTTCTGGATGAAGATGATGTGAAAGTCGCAGCTGATGCCATGAAGGAGCTGGAGATGTTTATGCCAAGTGTCAGCGGGACAGAGAAGAGCAGCAAGAGCAG GTCAGAAAAGAGCAGACGCAGTCGCAGCcgaagcagagacagagaccgaCACAGAGACCGCGACAGGGATAGGGACAGAAAGAAGCGGCATCGCTCTCGGTCCCGATCCAGGTCCAGGTCACGCTCCAGGGACCGTGAtcggcacagagagagagaccgagatagagacagagacagagatcgCGGCAAAAGGAGAGACAAATCCTCCCGTTGGACTGAGCGTTCACCCAGTCCCAGAAAAGACCAAGACAGAGACTCTGACCGGTGGAAGGACAAGCATGTGGACCGCCCTCCACCAGAGGAGCCCTCTGTGGGTGATATCTACAATGGAAAAGTCACAAGTATCATGCAGTTTGGATGCTTCGTTCAGCTGGAGGGGTTGAG GAAACGCTGGGAGGGTCTGGTCCACATCTCTGAGCTGCGTAGAGAAGGACGTGTGGCTAACGTGGCTGATGTTGTCAGCAAGGGCCAGAGAGTCAAAATCAAGGTGTTGTCCTTCACTGGATCCAAGACCAGTCTCAGTATGAAG GACGTGGACCAAGAGACAGGAGAAGACCTGAACCCCAACAGGAGGAGGAACGTCGGCCCAGACGGAGGCGAGGAGATCTCCATGAGGAACCCTGACCGGCCGAGCAACCTGAACCTGGGCCACGCACCGGAGATGGAGCAGGATGACACGCTGGAGCGCAAGAGGCTCACCAAAATATCTGACCCAGAGAAGTGGGAGATCAAACAG ATGATTGCTGCCAACGTCTTGTCCAAAGAAGAGTTCCCTGACTTTGACGATGAGACAGGAATCCTTCCCAAAGTCGATGATGAAGAGG ATGAGGATTTGGAAATCGAGCTGGTCGAAGAAGAACCGCCGTTCCTGAGAGGACACACCAAACAGAGCATGGACATGAGCCCGGTCAAGATCGTCAAG AATCCAGATGGCTCCCTGTCCCAGGCGGCCATGATGCAGAGTGCTCTCGCGAAGGAGAGACGAGAGCTGAAGCAGGCTGCTCGAGAGGCGGAGATGGACTCCATCCCCATGGGGCTCAATAAACACTGGGTTGACCCGCTGCCAGACG TTGATGGGAGGCAGATCGCAGCCAACATGCGAGGCATTGGCATGATGCCCAACGACATCCCAGAGTGGAAGAAGCACGCGTTCGGAGGCAACAAGGCCTCGTACGGAAAGAAGACCCAGCTCTCCATcctggagcagagagagagtctgCCCATCTACAAGCTGAAGGAGCAGCTCATTCAG GCCGTTCACGACAACCAGATCCTGATTGTTATTGGAGAAACCGGCTCCGGTAAGACCACACAGATCACTCAGTACCTAGCAGAGGCCGGCTACACCACCAGGGGGAAGATCGGCTGTACGCAGCCTCGTCGTGTGGCCGCCATGTCCGTGGCCAAGAGAGTCTCTGAAGAGTACGGTTGCTGTCTCGGTCAAGAG GTTGGTTACACGATCCGTTTTGAGGACTGCACCAGCCCTGAGACGGTCATCAAGTACATGACAGACGGTATGCTGCTGAGAGAGTGTCTCATCGACTCTGAGCTGGGCCAGTACGCCATCATCATGTTGGATGAAGCTCACGAGAGGACGATCCACACTGATGTCCTCTTTGGTTTGCTCAAAAAG ACCGTACAGAAGCGCACAGACATGAAGTTGATCGTCACGTCAGCAACCCTAGACGCCGTGAAGTTCTCCCAGTACTTCTACGAAGCGCCCATCTTCACCATCCCAGGAAGAACATATCCAGTAGAGGTCCTGTACACTAAAGAACCTGAGACAGACTACCTGGATGCCAGCCTCATCACCGTCATGCAGATTCATCTCACCGAGCCTCCAG GCGACATCCTGGTGTTTCTGACGGGACAGGAGGAGATCGACACAGCTTGTGAGATCCTGTATGAGAGGATGAAGTCTCTGGGGCCGGATGTTCCTGAGCTCATCATTCTGCCGGTTTATTCTGCTCTGCCCAGTGAGATGCAGACTAGGATCTTTGACCCCGCCCCACCAGGCAGCAGAAAG GTCGTCATCGCCACAAACATCGCAGAGACCTCTCTGACCATCGATGGAATCTACTACGTGGTGGACCCCGGCTTCGTCAAACAAAAAGTGTACAACTCTAAGACTGGAATCGACCAGCTGGTGGTGACTCCCATCTCACAG GCTCAAGCCAAGCAGAGAGCGGGTCGAGCCGGGAGGACAGGACCAGGGAAGTGTTACAGGCTCTACACAGAGAGAGCCTACAGAGACGAGATGCTTACGACCAACGTGCCTGAGATCCAGAGGACCAACTTGGCCAGCACTGTGCTCTCTCTGAAG GCTATGGGCATCAACGACCTCCTGTCCTTCGACTTCATGGACGCTCCTCCCATGGAGACTCTGATCACGGCCATGGAGCAGCTCTACACTCTGGGTGCGCTCGATGACGAAGGCTTGCTCACACGGCTGGGAAGAAGG ATGGCTGAGTTTCCTCTGGAGCCcatgctgtgtaagatgctGATCATGTCCGTCCACCTGGGCTGCAGTGAAGAGATGCTCACCATCGTCTCCATGCTGTCCGTGCAGAACGTCTTCTACAGACCCAAG GACAAGCAGGCCCTCGCTGATCAGAAGAAGGCAAAGTTCCATCAGCCCGAGGGAGACCACCTCACTCTGCTGGCTGTCTACAACTCCTGGAAGAACAACAAGTTCTCCAACCCCTGGTGTTATGAGAACTTCATTCAGGCTCGATCCCTGCGCAGAGCTCAGGACATCCGGAAACAGATGCTGGGAATCATGGACAG ACACAAGCTGGACGTGGTCTCTTGTGGGAAAGCCACAGTGCGAGTCCAGAAAGCGATCTGCAGTGGTTTCTTCAGGAACGCAGCCAAGAAGGATCCTCAGGAGGGCTACAGAACACTTATAGACCAGCAAGTGGTCTACATCCACCCCTCCAGTGCCCTGTTCAACCGGCAACCTGAGTG GGTCGTGTATCACGAGTTGGTCCTGACCACCAAGGAGTACATGCGAGAGGTGACCACCATAGACCCGCGCTGGCTGGTGGAGTTCTCCCCGGCCTTCTTCAAAGTTTCTGACCCCACACGTCTCAGCAAGCAGAAGAAACAACAGCGCCTGGAGCCTCTGTACAACCGATACGAGGAGCCCAATGCCTGGAGGATCTCTCGTGCCTTCAGACGCCGTTAA